A window of the Lactuca sativa cultivar Salinas chromosome 7, Lsat_Salinas_v11, whole genome shotgun sequence genome harbors these coding sequences:
- the LOC111884671 gene encoding uncharacterized protein LOC111884671, with protein MSAVLPFSLATVKCNQPRNETCSSLASLKPLSLRKNALKKAFTNVCKLTIRASSTSISSVTVEKDATYGTVFVIRAQDKMGLLPAITRVLKGHRIEKATMEFDEKEDYFVVKFQVTDSNGNKIEDNESLIRIENALMDAINGGEGVVVRKAGFSGAKTERMFELMDGFLKNDPVSLQKDILHHVEYTVARSRFSFDDFEAYQALSHSVRDRLIERWHDTQQHFKKKDPKRLYFLSLEFLMGRSLSNSVINLGIKDQCAEALSQLGFEYEVLAEQEGDAALGNGGLARLSACQMDSLATLDFPAWGYGLRYQYGLFRQIIIDGFQHEQPDYWLNFGNPWEIERVHVSYPVKFYGSVKEEVVNGKKCKVWIPGETVEAVAYDNPIPGYGTRNTINLRLWAAKPSEGLDIESYNTGDYINAIVNRQKAEIISNVLYPDDRSYQGKELRLKQQYFFVSASLQDIIRRFKDMHNNFDEFPDKVALQLNDTHPSISVVELMRVLLDEEHLSWKRAWNIVCKVFTFTTHTVLPEALEKVPMDLFETVLPRHLQIIYDINFAFMEELKNKIGKDYVRLSRMSIIEEGAVKNIRMANLSIVCSHTVNGVSRAHSELLKTRVFMDFYELWPEKFQYKTNGVTQRRWIVVSNPSLCALISKWLRTESWIHDVDLLTHLKNHASNPELQYEWKMVKKINKMRLAEYIETMSGVKVSLDAMFDVQIKRIHEYKRQFLNILGVIHRYDCIKNMEESDRRKVVPRVCIIGGKAPPGYEIAKKIIKLCHAVAEKINNDTDIGDLLKLVFIPDYNVSVAELVIPGSDLSQHISTAGHEASGTGSMKFLMNGCLLLATADGSTNEIIEEIGAENMFIFGAKMNEVPKLREKESTIKAPLQFRRVVRMVRDGYFGFKDYFKSLCDTVENGKDFYLLGSDFTSYLEAQAAADRAYVDKEKWCKMSILSTAGSGRFSSDRTIEDYAEKTWGIKPCKLPL; from the exons ATGTCTGCAGTGCTTCCATTTTCTCTCGCTACAGTAAAATGTAATCAACCAAGAAACGAAACATGTTCGTCTTTAGCGTCACTCAAACCACTTTCACTTCGAAAAAATGCACTCAAGAAAGCCTTTACAAATGTCTGCAAATTGACAATTCGAGCTTCGAGTACTTCTATTTCATCTGTAACAGTCGAAAAAGATGCAACATACGGTACCGTTTTCGTAATTCGAGCTCAAGACAAAATGGGTTTGCTTCCGGCAATCACTAGGGTTTTAAAAGGGCATAGAATTGAGAAAGCTACAATGGAATTTGATGAAAAAGAAGATTATTTTGTGGTAAAGTTTCAGGTCACTGATTCGAATGGGAATAAGATTGAAGATAACGAGAGTTTGATCAGAATCGAGAATGCATTGATGGACGCCATTAATGGCGGTGAAGGTGTTGTGGTGAGGAAAGCAGGGTTCTCGGGAGCTAAAACAGAAAGGATGTTTGAATTGATGGATGGGTTCTTGAAAAACGATCCAGTAAGTCTTCAAAAGGATATTCTTCATCATGTTGAGTACACAGTAGCAAGATCAAGATTCAGTTTTGATGATTTTGAAGCTTATCAG GCATTGTCACATAGTGTGAGAGACCGATTAATTGAACGATGGCATGACACACAACAACATTTCAAAAAGAAGGATCCTAAACGTTTATACTTCCTCTCACTCGAGTTCCTAATGG gtCGTTCGTTATCAAACAGTGTTATTAACCTTGGCATAAAGGATCAATGTGCCGAAGCCTTAAGCCAACTTGGGTTTGAGTATGAAGTTCTTGCAGAGCAG GAAGGAGATGCAGCCCTTGGCAATGGTGGTTTAGCTCGGCTTTCTGCATGCCAAATGGATTCTTTAGCAACATTGGATTTTCCTGCATGGGg ATACGGATTGCGTTATCAATATGGGCTTTTTAGGCAAATAATAATAGATGGCTTCCAACATGAACAACCTGATTATTGGCTCAACTTTGGAAATCCATGGGAAATAGAACGTGTCCATGTATCATATCCTGTAAag TTTTATGGGAGTGTTAAAGAGGAGGTtgtgaatggaaagaaatgtaAAGTTTGGATTCCAGGAGAAACA GTTGAAGCTGTTGCTTATGATAATCCTATACCTGGTTATGGAACAAGAAACACAATAAATCTCAGATTATGGGCTGCTAAACCGAGTGAAGGACTTGATATA GAGTCTTATAATACTGGAGATTATATCAATGCTATTGTGAATAGACAAAAGGCAGAAATAATAAGCAATGTTTTATATCCTGATGATCGTTCTTATCAG GGGAAGGAATTAAGGCTAAAGCAACAATATTTCTTTGTGTCAGCATCTTTACAAGACATTATTCGAAGGTTCAAAGACATGCATAACAACTTTGATGAATTCCCAGATAag GTTGCTTTGCAGCTGAATGATACTCATCCATCTATTTCAGTAGTTGAGCTGATGAGAGTGCTTCTTGATGAAGAACATTTGAGTTGGAAAAGGGCATGGAATATTGTATGCAAAGTTTTTACTTTTACTACTCACACAGTATTacctgaagcattggaaaaagtCCCCATGGATTTATTTGAAACCGTTTTACCTCGCCATTTACAA ATTATATATGATATAAACTTTGCATTCATGGAGGAGTTAAAAAATAAGATTGGAAAAGATTATGTTCGTTTGTCACGGATGTCAATCATTGAGGAAGGTGCTGTTAAG AATATTCGAATGGCAAACCTGTCTATTGTTTGTTCTCACACTGTTAATGGTGTCTCCAGAGCTCATTCTGAATTGCTAAAAACACGTGTATTCATG GACTTTTATGAGCTGTGGCCTGAGAAATTTCAGTATAAAACAAATGGAGTAACTCAG CGTCGATGGATTGTAGTAAGCAATCCTTCACTGTGTGCTCTTATCTCAAAGTGGTTAAGAACAGAATCTTGGATCCATGATGTTGACCTTTTGACTCATCTCAAAAATCATGCATCAAATCCTGAGTTACAATATGAATGGAAAATG GTAAAGAAGATAAACAAAATGAGGCTTGCTGAATACATTGAAACAATGAGTGGAGTGAAG GTTAGTTTGGATGCAATGTTTGATGTGCAAATAAAGAGGATACATGAATACAAAAGACAGTTTTTGAATATATTAGGTGTTATTCATCGATATGACTGCATAAAG aaTATGGAGGAAAGTGATAGAAGGAAAGTGGTGCCACGTGTCTGCATAATTGGTGGGAAAGCTCCACCAGGTTATGAAATTGCAAAGAAGATCATCAAATTATGTCATGCTGTTGCAGAAAAAATTAATAATGACACTGATATTGGTGACCTTCTTAAATTG GTTTTTATTCCTGATTACAATGTTTCGGTTGCTGAATTAGTTATTCCTGGAAGTGACCTTTCACAACATATTAG CACTGCAGGACATGAGGCATCTGGTACTGGAAGCATGAAATTTCTTATGAATGGATGTTTGTTGCTTGCAACAGCTGATGGATCAACAAATGAAATTATTGAAGAAATAGGTGCAGAAAACATG TTTATATTTGGTGCAAAGATGAATGAAGTCCCGAAATTGCGTGAGAAAGAATCCACCATTAAAGCACCCCTTCAATTTAGACGAGTAGTAAG GATGGTGAGAGATGGGTACTTTGGATTCAAAGACTACTTCAAATCCTTATGTGATACAGTAGAGAATGGCAAAGATTTCTATCTTTTAGGGTCAGATTTCACTAGCTATCTAGAAGCTCAG GCTGCAGCAGATAGAGCATATGTGGATAAGGAGAAATGGTGCAAAATGAGCATACTTTCTACTGCTGGTTCTGGAAGATTTAGCAGTGATCGTACAATTGAAGATTATGCAGAAAAAACATGGGGAATCAAGCCATGTAAATTGCCCTTATAA